Proteins co-encoded in one Malus sylvestris chromosome 7, drMalSylv7.2, whole genome shotgun sequence genomic window:
- the LOC126630576 gene encoding probable adenylate kinase 6, chloroplastic, whose product MAVLNRVLRSRRPGSFFSLRSFRSSSFLNSETDLKASASVIPKPLPLHRDVKDRNVQWVFLGCPGVGKGTYASRLCHLLGVPHIATGDLVRDELAASGPFALQLAEVVNQGKLVSDEIIINLLSKRLEASAAKGETGFILDGFPRTIRQAEILEGVTDIDLVVNLKLREEALLAKCLGRRICSDCGGNYNVASIDIKAEDGNPGMYMAPLLPPPQCASKLITRSDDTEEVVKERLRIYNDMSQPVEEFYQSRGKLLEFDLPGGIPESWPKLLRALNLEDPEDKWSAAA is encoded by the exons ATGGCGGTTCTGAACCGCGTTTTGAGATCACGACGACCGGGAAGCTTCTTCTCGCTCCGGAGCTTCCGCTCCTCGTCTTTTCTAAATTCCGAAACTGACCTCAAAGCGTCTGCCTCCGTCATCCCAAAGCCCCTTCCCCTGCATCGCGACGTCAAGGACAGGAATGTCCAGTGGGTCTTCCTCGGCTGCCCCGGCGTTGGAAAGGGAACCTACGCCTCCCGCCTCTGCCACCTCCTCGGCGTCCCTCACATCGCCACCGGCGATCTCGTCCGCGACGAGCTGGCTGCCTCCGGCCCCTTCGCTCTTCAG CTTGCGGAGGTTGTGAATCAGGGGAAATTGGTTTCGGATGAGATTATAATAAACTTGTTGTCCAAGCGTCTTGAGGCTAGTGCAGCTAAGGGTGAAACTGGCTTCATTCTTGACGGTTTTCCGAGGACGATTCGACAGGCG GAAATTTTGGAGGGAGTGACAGACATTGACTTGGTTGTCAACCTAAAGCTTCGTGAAGAGGCTTTGCTTGCGAAGTGTCTTGGAAGGAGgatttgtagtgactgtggaggAAATTATAATGTTGCCTCCATTGACATTAAGGCCGAGGATGGGAACCCTGGCATGTACATGGCTCCACTTCTTCCCCCTCCACAATGTGCATCAAAGCTTATCACGAGATCCGATGACACTGAAGAAGTTGTTAAGGAGCGACTTCGTATATACAACGATATG aGTCAACCTGTGGAGGAGTTCTACCAAAGTCGGGGAAAATTGTTAGAGTTTGATCTTCCTGGAGGGATTCCTGAATCCTGGCCAAAGCTACTTCGGGCTTTGAATCTGGAAGACCCTGAAGACAAATGGTCTGCAGCAGCATGA
- the LOC126630751 gene encoding serine/threonine-protein kinase ATG1t-like, with protein MEPESKGLKTAEEGEGDYIVISEVGRGSFSTVSKAVHRQSGQVVALKQVHLSRLNRHLKNCLDCEINFLSSVNHPNIIRLLNSFQDEGCVFMVLELCDGGNLAAYIRRHGRVEEHIAKRFMQQLGAALEILHSHHIIHRDLKPENILLSGTQDDVVLKVADFGLSRSLHPGDYAETVCGSPLYMAPEVLQFERYDGKVDMWSVGVILFELLNGRPPFPGRTNVQVLKTIKSSTYLPFDQVILSRLHPDSVDMCSKLLSRNPVKRLSFSEFYSHRFFQGF; from the exons ATGGAACCTGAAAGCAAGGGACTCAAGACAgctgaagaaggagaaggagactACATTGTTATTTCAGAGGTGGGACGAGGCTCTTTCTCCACCGTGTCAAAAGCCGTGCACCGCCAAAGCGGCCAGGTGGTGGCTCTCAAGCAGGTCCACCTCTCGCGCCTCAACCGCCACCTCAAGAATTGCTTGGATTGCGAGATCAATTTCCTGTCCTCCGTTAACCACCCCAACATCATCCGCCTCCTCAATTCTTTCCag GATGAAGGTTGTGTATTCATGGTGTTGGAACTCTGTGATGGGGGAAATTTGGCTGCGTATATTCGGCGTCACGGAAGAGTTGAAGAACATATTGCCAAGAGATTTATGCAGCAGCTCG GGGCGGCGTTGGAAATACTACATTCGCACCACATCATTCATAGAGACTTGAAACCAGAG AACATTCTACTCTCTGGCACTCAAGATGATGTGGTGCTAAAGGTAGCTGATTTCGGTCTCTCGAG AAGTTTACATCCAGGTGATTATGCCGAGACAGTTTGTGGATCCCCATTGTACATGGCGCCTGAAGTTCTTCAGTTTGAAAGATATGACGGGAAG GTTGACATGTGGAGTGTTGGTGTAATTCTTTTCGAGCTTCTCAATGGTCGCCCTCCTTTCCCTGGTAGGACTAATGTTCAG GTGCTTAAGACCATCAAGTCATCCACATACCTTCCTTTTGACCAAGTCATCCTTTCTAGACTGCATCCTGACTCCGTCGATATGTGTTCAAAACTGTTGTCTCGAAATCCAG TTAAGCGCCTGTCCTTCAGTGAATTCTATTCGCACAGGTTTTTTCAAGGTTTTTGA
- the LOC126630748 gene encoding leucine aminopeptidase-like, with translation MAPIDPHSFTDSTHPLATHISLSFFFDFPSSTIHASALLTLPAPYSGPLSLDVRALTIHSVIDPQNPSDPISYVISPPDPVKGCHLSFTLSNAFSVLILYSTSPSSSALQWLSPPQTFNKRLPFVYTQCQAIHARSVFPCQDTPAARVLYAAKLNVPRQLSAVMSARHVDRRDPIPGEGSALISGDALWCADDRVVEEFVMEQPIPPYLFAFAVGELGYREVGPRTRVYSEAVPAVLESAATEFASTEDMIRQGEALFGPYEWERFDLLVLPPSFPYGGMENPRMTFLTPTVLKGDSSGAQVVAHELAHSWTGNLITNKTNEHFWLNEGFTTYAERRIVEAVQGEDRAALNIGIGWRGLNKEMERFKDNLEVTKLKTNQEGVDPDDVYSEVPYEKGFQFLWRIERQVGRPAFDEFLKKYIATFKFQSIDTDTFLDFLKANLPGIEKEVDLVLWTEGTGIPPDAYEPVSNIYAKIVSMANEFKFGRMPGADEVADWRGQEWELYLENLPKSIEPSQIVELNSRFRLSESRDYDVKVTFLLLAIASKCKDYFGEVERTLKEVGRKKYLVPLYSALVEGNGKEEEKILAKQVFAAARETYHPIAQSVIETIFNKHC, from the exons ATGGCGCCCATCGACCCTCACTCGTTCACTGATTCGACTCACCCACTCGCCACCCACATttccctctccttcttcttcgacTTCCCCTCCTCCACCATCCACGCCTCCGCCCTCCTCACCCTCCCCGCTCCGTACTCCGGCCCACTTTCCCTCGACGTCCGTGCCCTCACCATCCACTCCGTCATCGACCCCCAAAACCCCTCCGATCCTATCTCTTACGTCATCTCCCCTCCTGACCCAGTCAAGGGCTGCCACCTCTCCTTCACCCTCTCCAACGCCTTCTCCGTCTTGATCCTCTACTCcacctccccctcctcctccgccCTCCAGTGGCTCTCCCCTCCCCAGACCTTCAACAAACGGCTGCCGTTTGTCTACACCCAATGCCAGGCCATCCACGCGCGCTCGGTCTTCCCCTGCCAGGACACTCCCGCTGCGCGTGTGCTCTACGCGGCCAAGCTCAATGTCCCCCGCCAGCTCTCAGCCGTCATGTCCGCGCGTCACGTGGACCGCCGCGACCCAATCCCCGGTGAGGGGTCGGCGCTGATCTCTGGCGACGCCTTATGGTGCGCCGACGACAGGGTCGTCGAGGAGTTCGTGATGGAGCAGCCAATCCCGCCGTACCTCTTCGCGTTCGCCGTCGGTGAGCTAGGTTACCGGGAGGTGGGCCCGAGAACTAGGGTTTACTCTGAGGCGGTGCCGGCGGTGCTTGAATCGGCGGCGACGGAGTTTGCGAGCACCGAGGACATGATCAGGCAAGGGGAGGCCTTGTTTGGGCCGTACGAGTGGGAAAGGTTCGATCTCTTGGTGCTGCCGCCGAGCTTTCCGTACGGTGGAATGGAGAATCCGAGAATGACGTTCTTGACGCCGACGGTGCTCAAGGGCGACTCCAGCGGCGCGCAGGTGGTGGCGCACGAACTGGCTCATAGCTGGACTGGGAACTTGATCACCAACAAGACTAATGAGCATTTTTGGTTGAATGAG GGTTTCACGACGTATGCTGAGAGGAGAATTGTTGAGGCTGTGCAAGGTGAGGACAGAGCTGCATTGAACATTGGAATTGGCTGGCGGGGTTTGAATAAGGAAATGGAGAGGTTCAAGGATAACTTGGAGGTCACAAAGCTGAAAACCAACCAGGAAGGAGTTGATCCAGATGATGTGTATTCTGAAGTTCCATATGAAAAGGGTTTCCAGTTTCTGTGGCGCATTGAACGTCAG gTTGGAAGGCCTGCATTTGATGAGTTTCTGAAGAAATACATTGCCACCTTCAAGTTCCAATCAATTGATACCGATACATTTCTCGACTTTCTGAAAGCAAACCTACCTGGAATAGAGAAAGAGGTTGACTTAGTGTTGTGGACTGAGGGCACTGGTATCCCTCCTGATGCGTATGAACCGGTTTCTAACATATATGCAAAGATTGTGTCCATGGCAAATGAATTTAAGTTTGGTAGGATGCCAGGGGCGGATGAAGTTGCTGACTGGAGAGGGCAGGAGTGGGAACTCTACTTGGAGAACCTCCCCAAGTCTATTGAACCTTCACAG ATTGTAGAGTTGAACTCGCGCTTCAGGCTGTCAGAATCGAGAGATTATGACGTGAAGGTGACATTTCTCCTGCTGGCCATTGCTTCCAAGTGCAAAGACTACTTCGGCGAGGTGGAAAGAACTTTGAAGGAAGTTGGGAGGAAGAAGTACCTTGTCCCCCTCTACAGTGCTCTTGTGGAAGGCAAtggaaaggaagaagagaagattTTGGCGAAACAGGTGTTTGCAGCCGCTCGCGAGACTTATCACCCTATAGCTCAGAGCGTTATCGAGACAATTTTTAACAAGCATTGCTGA
- the LOC126630564 gene encoding protein TONNEAU 1a-like, with translation MDDYTREMMDLKTLVTRTLEKKGVLAKIRAELRASVFEAIEEEDKVIEKDEGLPPALLGSCNDRAKQLHASPSGRLLTALICEYLDWAQLNHTLKVYQPECNLQKDSWKAELKDFSSKNGYDLNRNGDSGPLLLDVLEGFLKFENLSQSRGTGRRLTTSETESLSNLDSRNMRRPSSSSVAGGLPPLGRPGASSQSSDRRGGSSMSGYRKDDYSYRYDSDESPEDVIRASSAMENLQLDRKARNLTTSWRHAGDGISEDDGRADQM, from the exons ATGGACGACTACACGAGGGAGATGATGGACCTCAAGACTCTCGTCACTCGGACCCTCGAGAAGAAGGGCGTACTCGCCAAGATCCGG GCTGAGTTGAGAGCAAGTGTGTTTGAGGCAATTGAGGAGGAGGACAAGGTCATCGAGAAAGACGAAGGCTTGCCTCCAGCATTGCTTGGTAGCTGCAACGATCGCGCTAAACAGCTCCACGCTTCTCCTTCGG GAAGGTTGCTTACGGCACTGATATGCGAGTACTTAGACTGGGCGCAACTAAACCACACGCTAAAAGTTTATCAGCCTGAGTGTAATTTG CAAAAGGATTCTTGGAAAGCTGAGTTGAAGGACTTTAGTAGCAAGAATGGATATGATCTTAACCGAAATGGAGATAGTGGTCCTTTGCTTTTGGATGTGCTTGAaggatttttgaaatttgag AATCTATCTCAATCAAGGGGTACCGGAAGGAGGCTAACGACTTCAGAAACAGAATCCCTGTCCAATTTAGATTCTCGCAATATGAGAAGACCTTCTTCGTCATCTGTTGCTGGTGGGCTACCTCCACTAGGAAG GCCTGGTGCATCTTCCCAGTCATCTG ATCGAAGAGGTGGGTCCTCCATGTCTGGCTACAGGAAAGATGACTACAGCTATAGATACGACAGTGATGAAAGTCCAGAGGATGTCATTCGAGCTTCAAGTGCAATGGAAAACCTCCAGTTGGATAGAAAAGCTCGCAATCTAACAACATCTTGGCG GCACGCAGGAGATGGAATTAGTGAGGATGACGGCAGGGCTGACCAGATGTAG